The Prevotella melaninogenica region AACACCTATCTGTGAATTATAGCTACGAGGTGAACGTGTGACCACCATCTGCGGAGAAAGCAACTGATAAAGCCACTCCTTGACCATCGTCTTACCATTTGAACCCGTGATGCCGACTATCGGAATCAAGTATTCATCGCGATGACGTTCAGCCAGTCGCTGCAAAGCTTCCAGCGAACCAACCACCTTCAAGAAGTTAGAATCAGGATAACGAGTTGCCCAATCCTCAGGCACTACCTCCACGACAAAGTTTCTTACACCCCTTGCATAGAGTTCTGGGATGTAATTATGTCCGTCGTTACGCTCAGTTTTGAGCGCAAAAAACAATGTTTCTTCAGGGAAACACAGAGAGCGGCTGTCGGTAAGTACAAAGCTTATATTTGCATCCTTATCACCATAACGGCGTGCGCCAATGAGCGTCGTTACTTTCTCAATAGTATAATTCATTACTATCTAAATTGTTTTATATCTTATGCAAAGATAATGAAAAGTCTTAATACAGCGTATTATCCTTGCTGTTTTTTCGTCTTATCATTTAATATAATATCGGTGAGCGCACTTAGGACACACTCCTTTTATCATATAATTGATGGATGATTGTTCGTATCCTGCAGGCAAATCGACCTGTGGAACGTGTATGTCATTGAGGCAATAGGTGCGATGGCAACGCTCACAATAGAAGTGTACGTGCATGTCTTCATCTTCTTCATCGTCATCGCTGAGACATAATTCGTAGCGAACTATATCATTTCCGTCTTCCAACTGATGTACTAAGTGTTGCTGTTTGAACAATGAAAGTGTACGGAAAATATTTGACTTGTCAATCGTTTGGATCTTTGCTTCCAACTCTTTCATAGAGGCTGGGTTGTCCAATCCTGACAGTGTTCGTGCTATGAGAATGCGATTTGCGGTCAGTCTAATACCATGTGCTTTCAGCAGTGCTTCAATCTGCTTGTCATTCATTTCTTCCATAGTTATAAATTCAATTCTATATTGGGATATTTTAGTTCCAACATCTTGGCTTTTTCCTTTGTTTTCTTTATGAAATCCTGATAAGCCGCTGCCTCTGGATTAAACGGGCGGTGCGCCAACGCCTCTTTGATAGGTAGCCATTCCTTAAGAAACTGTTTGGCTTCTGCGGAGAAACAGGTTGCCACAAGCTGTTCCCATATGTATTCTACAGCCTGCTCGTTGGGGTGCAGCATATCTGCTTTGTAGAAACGATAGTCGCGCAGTTCGTCGTTCACAATCTCATAGGCTGGGAAGTAATAGACCCTCTCACCTTCTTCCTTGATCACCTTGTCGGTAGCCAACAGCAGTACAGCCTTTGACAACTGACTTCCGTGATAGCCATATTTGGCATAACGGATAGGGCTGACCGTGATGATGACATTGACCTTTGGATTCGCTTGGCGTAGTAGGGTAATCGCCTCGCTCAGTGTGTCGGCACACTCCTCAACCGTAAGTTCGCGCTCTTCAAACTCTCGTTGTGGACGTTTCTGGCAGTTGTCAACAATCTCGCCTGTAGCTCGCTCCACATAGACATGGTTTGTTCCCAATGTGAATACGGCTGTGTCAAACGTATGGTTTGCCACCTTCTTCACCGTATGTAGCACTGAAACAGGGTTATACATAACACCGAAGGGGTTTACCATGGCACGAAACTTCTCTTCTTCGAATCGCTTACCAATATTGTCGGCAAAGCACGACCCTACAAAAAGAATCCGCTCACAAGGTTCCAACTCAAATGTTGGACGGGGGATGTTGACAATTGTTCTAAATTCCATTGAGCGCAAAGGTAAGAAAAAAATGGATAGAATATTCAAACGGAAAGAATATTTTTCATACTTTTGCCAAAGAAAGTTCCTTTATAAATTTTAGCTAATGTACACATACAATTACCCACACCCAGCCGTAACGGCTGACTGTCTTGTTTTTGCCCGAACTGATGAGGGGATGAAACTGCTGTTGATTCAGCGGAAAAACGAACCTTGTAAGGGGAAATGGGCATTCCCCGGTGGCTTCATGGATATTGACGAAACAACCGTTGATGCTGCTCGTCGTGAGTTGAAAGAAGAGACTGGTTTAGTGGTTGGCGAACTGCATCG contains the following coding sequences:
- a CDS encoding GSCFA domain-containing protein, producing the protein MEFRTIVNIPRPTFELEPCERILFVGSCFADNIGKRFEEEKFRAMVNPFGVMYNPVSVLHTVKKVANHTFDTAVFTLGTNHVYVERATGEIVDNCQKRPQREFEERELTVEECADTLSEAITLLRQANPKVNVIITVSPIRYAKYGYHGSQLSKAVLLLATDKVIKEEGERVYYFPAYEIVNDELRDYRFYKADMLHPNEQAVEYIWEQLVATCFSAEAKQFLKEWLPIKEALAHRPFNPEAAAYQDFIKKTKEKAKMLELKYPNIELNL
- a CDS encoding Fur family transcriptional regulator; this encodes MNDKQIEALLKAHGIRLTANRILIARTLSGLDNPASMKELEAKIQTIDKSNIFRTLSLFKQQHLVHQLEDGNDIVRYELCLSDDDEEDEDMHVHFYCERCHRTYCLNDIHVPQVDLPAGYEQSSINYMIKGVCPKCAHRYYIK
- a CDS encoding NUDIX domain-containing protein; this encodes MYTYNYPHPAVTADCLVFARTDEGMKLLLIQRKNEPCKGKWAFPGGFMDIDETTVDAARRELKEETGLVVGELHRVGIFDAVDRDPRERIITVAYYTILDKPAEVSGLDDAAQAKWFLLTELPDLAFDHKEILQEAERVLGDG